One genomic segment of Culturomica massiliensis includes these proteins:
- a CDS encoding fumarate hydratase: protein MAEFKYQEPFPIEKDTTEYRLLTKDYVKTVDCDGRKILKIEKEGLELLAREAYADVSFYLRASHLQKLADILKDPEASDNDKFVAHTLLLNQVVSAEGQLPTCQDTGTAICIGMKGQDVYTGYNDAEAISKGVFETYRDRNLRYSQVVPFTMTEEKNTGTNLPAQIDLYATQGNAYKFLFMTKGGGSANKTFLYQQTKALLNEETLTKFIAEKVLDLGTSACPPYHLAVVIGGTSAEACLATVKKASAGYYDHLPTSGNEGGRAFRDLEWEARIQKICQQKGIGAQFGGKYWVHDVRVIRLPRHAASCPVGIGVSCSADRNIKAKVTEDGIFLEQLEKNPARFLPAETPALAPAVNIDLDQPMENVLKELTKYPVKTRLNLSGTLIVARDIAHARIKQMIDEGKPMPEYFKKHPVYYAGPAKTPQGMPSGSFGPTTAGRMDPYVDLFQSMGGSMIMVAKGNRSKAVTDACQKHGGFYLGSIGGPAAILAKNSIKSVEVVDFEELGMEAVRKIRVENFPAFIIVDDKGNDFFAEWAH, encoded by the coding sequence ATGGCAGAGTTCAAGTATCAGGAGCCGTTTCCGATCGAAAAGGATACGACCGAGTATCGTTTGTTGACGAAAGATTATGTGAAAACCGTGGATTGTGACGGGCGGAAAATTTTGAAAATTGAAAAAGAAGGACTGGAATTATTAGCCCGTGAGGCGTATGCGGATGTTTCCTTTTATCTGCGTGCTTCTCATTTGCAGAAGCTGGCCGATATTTTAAAAGACCCGGAAGCCAGCGATAATGATAAATTTGTCGCTCATACGTTGTTATTGAATCAGGTCGTTTCTGCGGAAGGTCAGCTTCCTACTTGTCAGGATACGGGCACGGCAATTTGTATCGGTATGAAGGGTCAGGACGTATATACCGGATATAATGATGCAGAGGCTATCAGTAAAGGGGTTTTTGAAACTTACCGCGACCGTAATTTGCGTTATTCCCAGGTAGTGCCTTTTACGATGACGGAAGAGAAGAATACCGGGACGAATTTACCGGCACAAATCGATTTGTATGCTACCCAGGGGAATGCCTATAAATTTTTATTTATGACAAAAGGGGGAGGTTCTGCCAATAAAACTTTTTTGTATCAGCAGACCAAAGCCTTATTGAATGAAGAGACATTGACGAAGTTTATTGCGGAGAAAGTACTTGATCTCGGTACATCCGCATGTCCTCCTTATCATTTGGCAGTGGTTATCGGCGGTACATCCGCTGAAGCTTGTCTGGCTACGGTGAAAAAGGCATCTGCCGGATATTACGATCATTTGCCCACTTCCGGTAATGAGGGCGGACGTGCATTCCGGGATTTAGAATGGGAAGCAAGAATTCAGAAAATATGCCAGCAAAAAGGGATCGGCGCTCAATTCGGAGGTAAATATTGGGTACACGATGTCCGGGTGATCCGTTTGCCGCGTCATGCTGCATCCTGTCCGGTCGGTATTGGGGTAAGTTGTAGTGCAGACCGGAATATCAAGGCGAAGGTTACAGAAGACGGTATTTTCCTGGAACAATTGGAGAAGAATCCGGCCCGGTTTTTACCGGCTGAAACGCCGGCTTTGGCGCCTGCAGTAAATATCGATTTGGATCAGCCGATGGAAAATGTGTTGAAAGAACTGACTAAATATCCGGTTAAGACCCGTCTGAATTTGTCGGGTACGTTGATCGTTGCCCGGGATATCGCTCATGCACGTATCAAACAGATGATAGATGAAGGCAAGCCGATGCCCGAGTATTTTAAGAAACATCCGGTATATTATGCAGGACCGGCTAAAACGCCGCAAGGGATGCCTTCCGGTAGTTTCGGACCGACGACAGCCGGGCGAATGGATCCTTATGTAGATCTGTTCCAGTCTATGGGCGGTTCTATGATTATGGTAGCCAAAGGCAACCGTTCGAAAGCCGTTACCGATGCCTGTCAGAAGCACGGAGGTTTCTATCTGGGTTCTATCGGTGGCCCGGCAGCTATTTTGGCTAAAAACAGCATTAAGTCTGTAGAGGTGGTTGATTTCGAAGAATTGGGTATGGAAGCCGTACGTAAGATCCGGGTGGAAAATTTCCCGGCTTTTATTATCGTCGACGATAAAGGCAACGATTTTTTTGCCGAATGGGCACATTAA
- a CDS encoding DMT family transporter, translated as MKGALFALATVLTWALMGVVNRYCVSKYGINVLVFTSFLIFSGGVALLLIRERVNPENWKSGVHYSWLYTTMQMTKSFFMISTYLYITTTETSLLINIEVVLTYLMAYLFFKRVPHKREYWGIAVILIGFLLLIYSLPTAVRIPTAVLILLAATASCIRSIVVEQTSRKSPETTVRQKCGISGYTMFVGGTVLIVFFFGIAGITFLFGESLPKLFFFLNYLPQMTEMLNPETVISGCLAGFFLNSASVYWFYAALKWTKSETFMAFRVFQPILTYTLELLAALFYAAMKPELSTKDFFIGGIILLGSVLILIVPSKTTRSEISKNFITE; from the coding sequence ATGAAAGGCGCTTTATTTGCATTAGCTACAGTATTGACATGGGCACTGATGGGGGTGGTCAATCGCTATTGCGTATCGAAGTACGGTATTAATGTGCTTGTGTTTACGTCTTTTCTTATTTTTTCGGGAGGTGTGGCTTTGCTCTTGATCCGGGAACGGGTAAATCCGGAAAATTGGAAGAGCGGAGTGCATTATTCCTGGCTCTATACAACGATGCAGATGACCAAGAGTTTTTTTATGATTTCGACCTATTTATACATCACGACGACGGAAACGAGTTTGTTGATTAATATAGAGGTTGTGCTTACTTATCTGATGGCTTATCTGTTTTTTAAACGGGTTCCTCACAAACGGGAATATTGGGGGATTGCTGTAATTCTTATCGGTTTTTTACTGTTGATTTATTCTTTACCGACAGCTGTGAGAATCCCGACGGCTGTATTGATATTGCTTGCAGCCACTGCGAGTTGTATCCGTTCTATCGTTGTGGAACAGACTTCCCGTAAAAGTCCGGAAACCACCGTTCGTCAAAAATGCGGTATTTCCGGATATACGATGTTTGTCGGGGGTACGGTTCTTATTGTTTTCTTTTTCGGGATCGCAGGTATCACTTTTTTGTTCGGAGAGAGTTTACCGAAACTGTTCTTTTTTTTGAATTATTTGCCTCAAATGACGGAAATGCTGAATCCTGAAACCGTAATCAGCGGTTGTTTAGCCGGTTTTTTTCTGAACTCCGCTTCGGTTTATTGGTTTTATGCTGCATTAAAGTGGACAAAGTCAGAAACCTTTATGGCATTTCGTGTATTTCAACCTATCCTGACTTATACTTTGGAGTTGTTGGCGGCTCTTTTTTACGCTGCGATGAAACCGGAATTGAGCACAAAAGATTTTTTTATCGGCGGTATTATTTTGCTGGGCTCAGTTTTGATTCTTATCGTACCTTCCAAAACGACCCGCTCCGAGATTTCCAAAAATTTTATCACCGAGTAG
- a CDS encoding calcineurin-like phosphoesterase C-terminal domain-containing protein → MWCFKKFVFLCLWMGWGTVCPAAFFPELSGRVISEGRGVEGVAVTDGYTVVRTDARGRYRLPGNTAAEFVYITLPAGYEVPLQDEVPCFFRRINKAAKKQKFDFYLQKSGRNDDRHVVVVAADPQVYFDEELPALQKIADDMQSWVAGKYGEIPVYGMVAGDVIGDIQRNPGCFGAVKHILYHTQIPFFYAAGNHDLDRGGRSNERSRTMYAAHFGPAYYSFNRGRVHYIVLDGVFALGKDYLYTGYLAERQLEWLEQDLALVPEGSPVVVLTHIPTYSREARSGNYAKERTSQVINNRAHLYDLLKSYRVQILSGHTHYHENYVIADNLYEHVHASLCGLFWQAPWCGDGTPIGYTVYEMDGDSISWYFKPVGDDRSYQFRAYAAGENDLKPEALTVNVWNYDPSWKIYWYEDGERMGEMERYTGIDPVIDSYVVSHRKSFKYDYIGAEPTEHLFFAIPRSAGAAIRVEATDRFGNVYSGTPRKVEEWLNDQSVR, encoded by the coding sequence ATGTGGTGTTTTAAGAAGTTTGTTTTTTTGTGTTTATGGATGGGCTGGGGTACTGTTTGTCCGGCCGCGTTTTTTCCGGAATTGTCCGGCCGTGTTATTTCCGAAGGGCGCGGCGTGGAGGGCGTGGCTGTAACCGACGGTTATACGGTGGTGAGGACGGATGCCCGGGGGAGATACCGGCTGCCGGGGAATACAGCGGCAGAGTTTGTATATATCACTTTGCCTGCCGGTTATGAAGTACCGTTGCAGGATGAGGTACCCTGTTTTTTCCGGCGGATTAACAAGGCTGCAAAGAAACAGAAGTTTGATTTTTACCTGCAAAAAAGCGGTAGGAACGATGATAGGCATGTTGTGGTGGTGGCTGCCGACCCGCAGGTGTATTTCGATGAAGAGCTTCCGGCTTTGCAAAAGATTGCAGATGATATGCAGAGTTGGGTGGCCGGTAAATACGGGGAAATACCGGTTTATGGGATGGTAGCGGGGGATGTGATCGGGGATATACAGCGGAATCCGGGATGTTTCGGGGCGGTGAAACATATTCTGTATCATACGCAGATTCCTTTTTTCTATGCTGCCGGTAATCACGATCTGGACAGGGGAGGACGTTCAAATGAGCGTTCCAGGACGATGTATGCCGCTCATTTCGGTCCGGCCTACTATTCTTTTAACCGGGGCAGAGTACATTATATTGTTTTGGACGGGGTGTTTGCTTTGGGAAAGGATTATTTATATACCGGTTATCTGGCTGAAAGGCAATTGGAATGGTTGGAACAGGATCTGGCATTGGTTCCGGAAGGTTCGCCGGTGGTGGTATTGACCCATATTCCGACTTATTCCCGGGAGGCCCGGAGTGGAAATTATGCGAAAGAACGGACTTCACAGGTGATTAACAATCGTGCTCATTTGTACGATTTGTTGAAGTCTTATCGGGTACAGATATTATCGGGACATACCCATTATCATGAAAATTATGTGATAGCGGATAATTTGTACGAGCATGTACATGCCTCTCTCTGCGGTCTGTTTTGGCAGGCACCGTGGTGTGGTGACGGTACCCCCATCGGTTATACGGTGTATGAAATGGACGGAGACAGCATTTCCTGGTATTTCAAGCCGGTTGGAGATGACCGTTCTTATCAGTTCAGGGCATATGCCGCCGGAGAAAATGATTTGAAACCGGAAGCATTGACTGTAAATGTGTGGAATTATGACCCGTCCTGGAAGATATATTGGTATGAGGACGGGGAGAGAATGGGGGAGATGGAACGTTATACCGGTATTGATCCGGTTATCGACAGCTATGTTGTGTCTCACCGGAAGAGTTTTAAATACGATTATATCGGGGCTGAACCGACGGAACATCTGTTTTTTGCGATACCCCGTTCTGCCGGAGCAGCGATCAGGGTGGAGGCGACCGACCGTTTCGGAAATGTATATTCCGGTACACCCCGGAAGGTAGAGGAATGGCTCAACGATCAGTCTGTTCGATAG
- a CDS encoding M48 family metallopeptidase, with amino-acid sequence MNSETIYIIILLFLCADFIFERFLEGLNIRAMSPVLPEKLKGIYDEKEYKRFQSYKKENNRFGLISSAFSFTVTVLFLAAGGFGLYNDWIVSRTDSILWQTLFFMLGLSVISTLLEMPFSWYATFRIEEKYGFNKSTLNTWITDAVKGVFLSLIIGGLILSAVVGFYLWTGSRFWIYAWVLISLFSIFMAMFYSRLIVPLFNKQSPLQAGSLRDKIEAFASRTGFRLKNIYVIDGSKRSTKANAYFTGFGAEKRIVLYDTLLQDLTEEEIVAVLAHEIGHYRKKHTLKFMSASILQTGFMLWLFSLLVNIQAFSEALGSDRAYFQLGLVTFAILYSPVSMLLGICMNIWSRKNEYEADAFATRHNEGEALVSGLKKISVKSLSNLTPHPWYEFVYYSHPSLLKRIKAIEQTDR; translated from the coding sequence ATGAATAGTGAAACAATATATATCATCATCCTGCTGTTTTTATGTGCAGACTTTATCTTCGAAAGATTTTTGGAAGGATTGAATATACGGGCGATGTCACCCGTCCTGCCGGAGAAATTAAAAGGTATTTACGACGAAAAAGAATACAAACGGTTTCAATCCTATAAAAAAGAAAACAACCGGTTCGGCCTGATCAGTTCCGCTTTTTCTTTTACCGTAACCGTCCTGTTTCTGGCGGCCGGAGGTTTCGGCCTGTACAACGACTGGATTGTAAGCCGCACCGACAGCATCCTCTGGCAAACCCTGTTCTTTATGCTGGGCTTGTCTGTGATATCCACCCTGTTGGAAATGCCGTTCAGTTGGTATGCCACATTCCGGATAGAAGAAAAATACGGTTTTAATAAATCGACGCTCAACACCTGGATAACGGATGCGGTAAAAGGGGTATTTCTCTCATTGATCATCGGCGGACTCATTTTATCCGCCGTCGTCGGCTTTTATTTATGGACAGGAAGCCGGTTCTGGATATATGCCTGGGTATTGATCAGCTTATTCTCAATATTCATGGCCATGTTCTATTCCCGCCTGATTGTTCCTTTATTCAACAAACAATCCCCGCTGCAAGCCGGCAGTCTGCGGGATAAGATCGAGGCATTCGCATCCCGGACCGGTTTCCGGTTGAAAAATATCTATGTAATCGACGGATCGAAGCGATCGACAAAAGCCAATGCCTATTTTACCGGATTTGGAGCGGAAAAACGGATCGTCCTCTACGACACCCTGTTACAAGATCTGACAGAAGAAGAAATTGTAGCGGTACTGGCACACGAAATCGGACATTACCGCAAAAAACACACCCTGAAATTCATGTCCGCCTCCATTCTGCAAACCGGTTTCATGTTGTGGCTATTCTCCTTACTGGTTAATATACAGGCTTTTTCAGAAGCATTGGGGAGCGATCGGGCCTATTTCCAGCTGGGTCTGGTTACCTTCGCTATCCTGTACAGTCCGGTCAGTATGTTATTGGGAATATGCATGAACATCTGGTCCCGGAAAAATGAATACGAAGCAGACGCATTCGCAACCCGGCATAACGAAGGAGAAGCACTCGTCAGCGGATTGAAAAAAATATCGGTAAAATCCCTGAGCAACCTCACTCCTCATCCCTGGTATGAATTCGTATATTATTCCCACCCCTCGCTGCTGAAAAGGATAAAAGCTATCGAACAGACTGATCGTTGA
- a CDS encoding competence/damage-inducible protein A, protein MKAIIITIGDEILLGQILDTNSRFIAGHLTLAGIEVTEMRSVADRRDEIYEAVDYAMNEAELVIVTGGLGPTKDDVTKKVLAEYFGSKLTLNPEVMVWLEELLQGRGIALNENNKSQAVLPDNCRVLRNFKGTASGMWFERGWKSLISLPGVPFEMEHLMETYVLPELKRRYPHLQLAYRMLQVYDIPESELAERLSGWEEALPEGLGLAYLPSPGLVKLRITAKGKAVEKLEAYYETLKESLTGLYYTEGEADSVEKQFGECLRKRNLTIATAESCTGGYIAHLITSVAGSSDYFKGSVVAYANEVKNKVLGVDMNDIERYGAVSGEVVKQMAEGVKRVMGTDYAVATSGVAGPAGGTPEKPVGTVWIGVATPCKTFARKFVFSFTRERNIAKTAVKALELIAEAVQEEA, encoded by the coding sequence ATGAAAGCGATTATTATTACCATCGGTGATGAAATTTTACTGGGTCAGATTCTGGATACGAATTCCAGGTTTATTGCGGGACATCTGACATTGGCCGGGATCGAGGTTACAGAGATGCGTTCTGTCGCCGATAGGCGGGACGAGATTTACGAAGCCGTGGACTATGCCATGAATGAGGCGGAGCTGGTGATTGTGACCGGAGGGTTGGGACCGACGAAGGATGATGTAACGAAAAAGGTGCTGGCGGAGTATTTCGGTTCTAAGCTGACGTTAAATCCGGAAGTTATGGTGTGGTTGGAGGAATTGTTACAGGGCCGGGGAATTGCTTTGAATGAGAACAATAAAAGTCAGGCGGTATTGCCGGACAATTGCCGGGTTCTGCGGAATTTTAAGGGAACCGCTTCCGGTATGTGGTTCGAACGGGGATGGAAGTCTTTGATTTCTTTGCCCGGTGTCCCTTTTGAAATGGAGCATCTGATGGAAACGTATGTACTTCCGGAGTTGAAAAGGAGATATCCGCATTTGCAGTTGGCTTACCGGATGTTGCAGGTGTACGATATTCCGGAATCGGAATTGGCCGAACGGCTGAGCGGTTGGGAGGAGGCTTTGCCGGAAGGTCTGGGATTGGCTTACCTGCCTTCTCCCGGTTTGGTTAAGCTGCGGATTACGGCTAAGGGGAAAGCGGTCGAAAAGCTGGAAGCGTATTATGAAACGTTGAAGGAAAGTCTTACCGGTTTGTACTATACCGAGGGGGAAGCGGATTCTGTGGAAAAGCAGTTCGGGGAGTGTCTGCGCAAAAGGAATCTGACGATTGCTACGGCAGAGAGCTGTACGGGGGGATATATAGCTCATCTGATTACTTCCGTAGCGGGGAGTTCGGATTATTTCAAAGGGAGCGTAGTTGCGTATGCCAATGAGGTGAAAAATAAAGTGTTAGGGGTGGATATGAACGATATAGAGCGATATGGGGCCGTAAGCGGGGAAGTTGTGAAACAGATGGCGGAGGGAGTAAAGCGGGTGATGGGTACGGACTATGCCGTTGCGACCTCCGGAGTTGCCGGGCCTGCCGGGGGAACACCGGAGAAACCGGTAGGTACGGTTTGGATCGGCGTGGCTACTCCTTGTAAAACGTTTGCCCGGAAGTTTGTATTTTCTTTTACCCGGGAGCGCAATATTGCCAAGACTGCGGTAAAAGCACTGGAGTTGATTGCAGAGGCCGTGCAGGAGGAAGCCTGA
- the htpG gene encoding molecular chaperone HtpG yields MTTGKIGVSTTDLFPIIKKFLYSDHDIFLREIVSNAVDATQKLKVLASSGEFKGELGELKVRVRADKEAGTLTISDNGIGMTREEVEKYINQIAFSGAEEFLEKHKDDAATIIGHFGLGFYSSFMVSDEVEIVTKSYREGAQAVRWTCKGDPEYTLDDTEKAERGTDIIMHINDDDKEFLEEGKISELLNKYCKFLPVEIVFGKKKEWKDGKYEETDADNVINDVNPAWTRKPSELTEEDYQKFYRQLYPMAEDPLFHIHLNVDYPFNLTGILYFPKISNKFEIQKNKIQLYSNQVYVTDSVEGIVPEYLTLLHGVIDSPDIPLNVSRSYLQSDRNVKKISNHITKKVADSLSDIFKNNREDYEKKWDDLKIFIQYGMLTDEKFAERAQEIYLFKNTDGKYFTFEEYDTLIKENQTDKDKNIVSLYATDATEQFSYIEKAKAKGYDVLLMDGQLDTHFINHLEQKHADHKYFRVDSDVVEKLIQKEETRKSDLSEAEQDELRPVFSSQLPKDNGMFMVSFEALGEGSDPVVVTRSEFMRRMKEMAAMNPGMNFYGAMGDQYTLVVNTDHKLVKTVLEDEKKSMDAKLAPINFEIKENEGKKTELDELNKGKKDEEVPQVDKDRLKEYSEQIDKLKKQKETLLEEYGKENKIVGQLIDLALLANGLLKGEALNRFVKRSVDLIR; encoded by the coding sequence ATGACAACAGGCAAAATTGGTGTTTCAACAACTGATTTGTTTCCGATTATCAAAAAGTTTCTTTATTCGGATCATGATATTTTTTTACGTGAGATCGTTTCGAATGCCGTAGACGCTACTCAAAAGCTGAAGGTTCTGGCTTCCTCGGGTGAGTTTAAAGGCGAGCTGGGAGAATTGAAGGTACGGGTGAGGGCTGACAAAGAGGCAGGCACGCTGACGATTTCGGACAACGGGATCGGTATGACCCGTGAAGAAGTGGAAAAATACATCAATCAGATTGCTTTTTCGGGTGCCGAAGAATTTCTGGAAAAACACAAGGACGATGCGGCAACCATTATCGGGCATTTCGGTTTGGGATTTTATTCTTCGTTTATGGTTAGCGATGAAGTGGAGATCGTAACGAAATCTTATCGGGAAGGTGCGCAGGCAGTCAGATGGACCTGTAAAGGGGATCCGGAATATACCCTGGACGATACGGAAAAGGCTGAGCGGGGAACGGATATCATTATGCACATCAACGACGATGATAAAGAATTTCTGGAAGAAGGTAAAATCAGCGAATTGTTGAATAAGTACTGTAAGTTTTTACCTGTAGAAATTGTTTTCGGGAAGAAGAAGGAATGGAAGGACGGGAAATATGAAGAGACTGATGCCGACAATGTGATCAATGATGTTAATCCGGCCTGGACACGTAAACCTTCCGAACTGACGGAAGAAGATTATCAGAAGTTTTACCGTCAGTTGTATCCGATGGCAGAAGATCCTCTGTTTCACATCCATTTGAATGTGGATTATCCTTTTAATCTGACCGGTATACTGTATTTCCCGAAAATCAGTAATAAGTTTGAGATTCAGAAAAATAAGATTCAGCTATACAGCAATCAGGTGTATGTTACGGATTCCGTAGAAGGGATTGTACCCGAATACCTGACTTTATTGCATGGGGTGATCGATTCGCCGGATATTCCGTTGAATGTTTCCCGTTCGTATTTGCAGAGCGACCGCAATGTGAAGAAGATATCCAACCACATAACGAAGAAGGTGGCAGACAGCCTGAGCGATATTTTCAAAAACAACCGGGAAGATTACGAAAAGAAATGGGACGACCTGAAAATATTCATTCAGTATGGAATGCTGACCGATGAAAAATTTGCGGAGAGAGCCCAGGAAATTTATTTGTTCAAAAACACCGACGGAAAATATTTTACTTTTGAAGAGTATGATACTCTGATAAAAGAAAATCAGACGGATAAGGATAAGAATATCGTTTCCCTCTATGCTACAGATGCTACCGAGCAGTTCAGTTATATCGAGAAGGCAAAAGCCAAAGGATACGATGTGTTGTTGATGGACGGACAGTTGGATACCCACTTTATCAATCATCTGGAGCAGAAACATGCCGACCACAAATATTTTAGGGTGGATTCGGATGTTGTAGAGAAACTGATTCAGAAGGAAGAAACCCGTAAGAGCGATCTTTCTGAAGCGGAACAGGATGAGTTGCGTCCGGTATTTTCTTCACAATTACCCAAGGATAACGGCATGTTTATGGTCAGCTTCGAGGCTTTGGGAGAGGGCAGCGATCCGGTTGTCGTGACCCGTTCGGAGTTTATGCGCCGTATGAAAGAAATGGCTGCCATGAATCCGGGAATGAATTTTTACGGGGCAATGGGCGACCAGTATACTTTGGTTGTAAATACCGATCATAAGCTGGTGAAAACCGTTTTGGAGGATGAGAAAAAATCGATGGATGCCAAACTGGCTCCGATTAATTTCGAAATTAAGGAGAATGAAGGGAAGAAAACGGAACTGGACGAATTGAATAAGGGTAAAAAAGACGAGGAAGTACCACAAGTCGATAAAGATCGCCTGAAGGAGTATTCCGAGCAGATCGATAAACTGAAAAAGCAGAAAGAAACCTTGTTGGAGGAATACGGCAAGGAGAATAAGATCGTAGGGCAGTTGATTGATTTGGCTTTACTGGCAAACGGTTTACTGAAAGGAGAAGCTTTGAATAGGTTTGTGAAGAGGAGTGTCGATTTGATCCGGTAA
- a CDS encoding HdeD family acid-resistance protein: protein MRIVYSKTTFRNAVYRALISVIIGVVLIAWPDVALKSIVMFIGALFLLTGIMAFVASYRRQQAEQRADGLLSLNGIGSMVLGILLISIPLFFTTILMVILGCVLLLAAIAQLVTLSAARQLGYISPMNYFFPILIMLAGLVVVFRPWGSAEYVVIILGITSMFYGITDLISQYGIHKMRKHWEEEEQKKKLDGDRDIEDTDYEEVK, encoded by the coding sequence ATGAGAATTGTTTATAGTAAGACGACTTTCCGGAATGCCGTATACCGGGCATTGATCTCGGTTATCATCGGGGTTGTTTTGATTGCTTGGCCTGATGTCGCCCTAAAGTCTATCGTTATGTTTATCGGGGCTTTGTTCCTGCTTACCGGAATAATGGCTTTCGTTGCTTCTTACCGTCGCCAGCAGGCCGAACAACGGGCTGACGGCTTGTTGTCCCTGAATGGAATCGGAAGTATGGTGCTGGGTATTTTGCTTATTTCCATACCTTTGTTTTTCACAACGATATTGATGGTTATATTGGGATGTGTCTTGCTTTTGGCGGCAATTGCACAATTGGTGACTTTGTCGGCAGCCCGTCAGCTCGGCTACATTTCCCCTATGAACTATTTTTTCCCTATCCTGATTATGTTGGCGGGATTGGTGGTGGTTTTCAGACCTTGGGGAAGTGCTGAATATGTTGTCATCATATTGGGAATCACTTCCATGTTTTATGGAATCACCGATCTGATCAGTCAGTACGGTATTCATAAGATGCGGAAACATTGGGAAGAAGAGGAGCAGAAAAAGAAACTGGACGGAGACCGGGATATCGAAGACACCGATTATGAAGAAGTGAAGTGA